In Bacillus sp. NP247, one DNA window encodes the following:
- a CDS encoding DUF2785 domain-containing protein produces MDITALQQQLELIQQNDYSQLHHINVNELTLNMLQYIGTTDSYVRYQLIYKCFAHFIHHEFLMDDQLKLLLQTCLSDEYLYCDIYSPHTDGVFTRSYTVSLIALILQFANSHYFFTEEDIEEIKNKLITYTNLEMDFRGYIENKGWAHCIAHVSDALTEIVHNSHTTFEWYEELIHCLLNKIFIPSDIFHNNEDERIVTPLISMLYHDFPQDELISIIYKKIKRLPQIRKRLSLNEYCILCANIKTFLRTLFFRTKDDHNLAYTARKTEKMLKELPNYY; encoded by the coding sequence TTGGATATTACAGCATTGCAACAACAGTTAGAGCTTATACAACAAAATGACTATTCGCAGCTGCATCATATAAATGTAAATGAGTTAACTTTGAACATGCTTCAGTACATCGGAACGACTGATAGTTACGTTCGTTACCAACTTATATATAAATGTTTTGCGCATTTCATTCATCATGAATTCCTTATGGACGATCAGCTGAAATTACTGTTGCAAACTTGTTTAAGTGATGAGTATTTATATTGTGACATTTACTCCCCACATACAGATGGGGTTTTCACACGTTCTTACACTGTTTCTTTAATTGCGTTAATACTCCAATTCGCTAACTCTCACTACTTTTTTACAGAAGAGGATATCGAGGAGATAAAAAATAAACTCATTACATATACAAACTTAGAAATGGACTTTCGAGGATATATCGAAAATAAAGGATGGGCTCATTGTATCGCCCACGTATCTGATGCTTTGACTGAAATTGTTCATAATTCACATACGACTTTTGAATGGTATGAAGAGCTCATTCATTGTTTATTAAATAAAATCTTCATTCCATCTGATATTTTTCATAATAACGAAGATGAGCGTATTGTTACGCCATTAATATCCATGCTGTATCATGACTTCCCGCAAGATGAGTTAATTTCAATTATTTATAAAAAAATAAAAAGGCTTCCTCAAATTAGAAAACGCCTTTCGCTTAATGAGTATTGTATTTTATGTGCCAACATTAAAACCTTTTTACGTACATTATTCTTTAGAACAAAAGATGATCATAACTTAGCCTATACAGCACGTAAAACAGAAAAAATGTTAAAAGAACTTCCAAACTATTATTAA
- a CDS encoding NUDIX hydrolase: MGYIEDVRNLVGNHPLILIGSHAIILNEKNEVLLQLRTDFNRWGIIGGALEYNETLEDALKREVFEETGLIIKDPELFRTYSGPDFFQIYPNGDQVHGVLVVYICREFHGELICDQAESKELRFFPLDRLPITLHPVIERIIREFQHSN; encoded by the coding sequence ATGGGTTATATTGAAGACGTAAGAAATCTAGTAGGAAATCATCCACTTATATTAATAGGCTCACACGCCATTATATTAAATGAGAAAAATGAAGTGTTACTGCAGCTCCGAACAGACTTTAACCGCTGGGGTATTATTGGTGGCGCCTTAGAATATAACGAGACGTTAGAAGATGCTTTAAAGCGAGAAGTATTTGAAGAAACTGGGCTTATCATTAAAGATCCAGAACTGTTCCGTACATACTCAGGACCAGATTTTTTTCAAATCTATCCAAACGGCGATCAAGTACACGGTGTACTCGTTGTTTATATTTGCCGAGAATTCCACGGCGAACTTATATGTGATCAAGCTGAGTCAAAAGAATTACGCTTCTTTCCGCTTGATAGGTTGCCTATTACTCTTCATCCAGTCATTGAGCGGATTATTAGGGAGTTTCAGCACTCCAATTAA
- a CDS encoding VOC family protein gives MKIEHVAIWVNDLVGMRDFYKQYFNGEANALYHNPKKQFESYFITFESGARLELMRQVGIGDEIQTQTIGYAHIAFSVGSKEKVNQLTEMLREVGYPVLNGPRTTGDGYYESVVSDPEGNQIEITI, from the coding sequence ATGAAAATTGAACATGTAGCAATTTGGGTGAATGATTTAGTAGGAATGCGTGATTTCTATAAACAATACTTCAATGGTGAAGCGAACGCATTATATCACAATCCGAAAAAACAGTTTGAATCGTATTTTATAACTTTTGAAAGTGGCGCACGTCTAGAACTTATGAGGCAAGTAGGGATAGGTGATGAAATACAAACACAAACAATAGGATATGCGCATATTGCTTTTTCTGTAGGTAGCAAAGAAAAAGTCAATCAATTAACTGAAATGTTAAGAGAAGTAGGATACCCTGTGTTAAACGGTCCACGCACTACAGGGGATGGTTATTATGAAAGTGTAGTAAGTGATCCTGAAGGAAATCAGATTGAGATAACAATCTAA
- a CDS encoding ROK family protein, translating to MSEQFVTQKSIKETILRGIRTALLEQGSATKVELSNILEISFPTISKFIEKMKQDGEITLVGLDDSSGGRRAKRYAYNPEYMLGLAIFLEKNETNYTIFNCLGEVKEQGSTSSVLIDTGVNLLSKHIESLIATFPKISSISIGVPGSVDNGRIFYIPGYEKFQNFNLKSHLEDLFSIPVVIENDMNAAVLGYHKNTGNNDNSSLVYLYSGQNGPGAGIMINGDVVRGSTFFSGEISFVPQYDNKNFLQALRSGDEVRESNNPEKYNIDAITRLISAFIAIINPHAFIFCNDEVNQFVIDQIIKSCPKYIPAEHIPKITVSDWKEDYLYGLKSLGLDLMITRTNKEN from the coding sequence TTGAGTGAACAATTTGTTACTCAAAAATCGATTAAAGAGACGATCCTTCGCGGCATTCGTACAGCTCTTCTAGAGCAAGGTAGTGCAACGAAAGTTGAACTTAGTAATATATTAGAAATCAGTTTTCCAACGATAAGTAAATTTATAGAAAAAATGAAACAAGATGGTGAAATCACTTTAGTCGGACTAGATGATTCAAGTGGTGGAAGAAGAGCGAAACGATATGCATATAATCCGGAATATATGTTAGGTTTAGCGATATTTTTAGAAAAAAATGAGACAAACTATACAATTTTTAACTGTTTAGGGGAAGTAAAAGAACAAGGAAGTACTTCAAGTGTATTAATTGATACTGGCGTAAACCTATTATCTAAACATATAGAAAGTCTTATAGCTACATTTCCGAAAATAAGCTCTATATCAATTGGTGTGCCCGGTTCGGTTGATAATGGTCGTATTTTTTATATACCTGGTTATGAAAAGTTTCAGAATTTTAATTTGAAAAGTCACTTGGAGGACCTATTCTCTATACCTGTAGTAATAGAAAACGATATGAATGCCGCAGTCCTTGGCTATCATAAAAACACTGGAAATAATGATAATTCATCTCTTGTATATTTGTATTCAGGTCAAAATGGTCCAGGTGCAGGTATTATGATAAATGGAGATGTGGTACGAGGAAGTACATTTTTCTCAGGAGAGATATCTTTCGTTCCGCAGTATGATAATAAAAATTTCTTACAAGCTTTGAGAAGTGGAGATGAAGTGAGAGAGTCTAATAATCCAGAGAAATATAATATAGATGCTATTACCCGTTTAATCTCTGCATTTATAGCTATTATTAATCCTCATGCGTTTATTTTCTGTAACGATGAAGTGAATCAATTTGTAATAGATCAAATTATAAAAAGTTGTCCGAAGTACATTCCAGCGGAACATATTCCAAAAATAACAGTGAGCGATTGGAAAGAAGATTATTTATATGGATTAAAAAGCCTTGGACTTGATCTCATGATTACTAGAACAAACAAAGAAAATTAA